The Streptomyces sp. NBC_01275 genome has a segment encoding these proteins:
- a CDS encoding TetR/AcrR family transcriptional regulator, whose amino-acid sequence MTYRDGMSPRTRSQERRTEIVRAALEVIAERGYRGASLAAVAERVGLTQQGLLHHFPTKEALLVAVLQERDQWDSRPQPQWRIDLLVSLVEYNAMRPGIIQTFSALLGESVTEGHPARGYFTDRYRKVRESMAAVLRAKYGDRLPSGLTPERTAPLLVAVLDGLQYQWLLDPESVDMAEAFRDFLTLLGED is encoded by the coding sequence ATGACGTACCGTGACGGCATGAGCCCCAGAACCAGGAGTCAGGAGCGGCGGACCGAGATCGTCCGGGCCGCCCTGGAGGTGATCGCCGAGCGCGGCTACCGGGGCGCGAGCCTGGCGGCGGTGGCCGAACGGGTGGGGCTGACCCAGCAGGGGCTGCTGCACCACTTCCCGACCAAGGAGGCGCTGCTGGTGGCGGTGCTTCAGGAGCGGGACCAGTGGGACTCCAGGCCGCAGCCCCAGTGGCGGATCGACCTGCTGGTCTCGCTCGTCGAGTACAACGCCATGCGACCCGGCATCATCCAGACGTTCTCGGCGCTGCTCGGCGAGAGCGTCACCGAGGGACATCCGGCGCGCGGCTACTTCACCGACCGCTACCGCAAGGTGCGCGAGAGCATGGCCGCGGTGCTGCGCGCCAAGTACGGCGACCGCCTCCCCAGCGGCCTCACCCCCGAACGCACGGCCCCCCTCCTCGTCGCCGTGCTGGACGGCCTCCAGTACCAGTGGCTCCTGGACCCGGAGTCGGTGGACATGGCGGAGGCGTTCCGGGACTTCCTCACACTGCTGGGCGAGGACTGA
- a CDS encoding M14 family zinc carboxypeptidase, with product MRNTTTTPARPVLITAVALTATGSLLLTPHTAGADPKPVTRADTREGSALDTGAAKSPESAARRALIAPAAARTDTRGYPRRQSLAPDPENPADKSLKLGLTPYHAIAPKLNALQALGDRVSVEVAGTSAGGRRLFLVTVTAPETARQARAQERMRELIENAPAAAAKDRTIKADYKTPVFVNNNIHGNEWEGTDASLKLIEQLATAGDARTRDLLAHSRLYFNVTANPDGRIAGTRANADGFDLNRDFVTASQPETRAMRQIEIDKQPAVMLDLHGYVNGTLIEPTTPPHGENYEYDLFLKNTYANALGMEAAVNGLGYTPAKDGVQPAQIPFRDQDEGWDDWPPIFTPQYAAFHGTVAAHTVEIPLTVNNAAYTTLPVEELRRRSAINTAVAGAALRATLDFVGAHRASLVADQIEVFRRGSVGAAQVPVSAQSVPGVPGIGPEDVYTTAFPRAYVLPAGTTSTARLVDHLLANDVRVTRAARAFRLGGRSYPRGTYVVDMRQPKRGLANVLLADGRDISDKVSVMYDISGWSLGRLWGAEVVAVPGGGLSGLSLRPVSAAAPVASVAPRGDLRLRLDDPNAVAALNSLLKQGVSVRRSAEGDGSVVVPASARAKAVAVARTYDVSFTAASATHLTGTGVAPLRPVRVAAAVTAGELFALREMGFDVAPVSTAVLNAGFDWSTADVLFVSAGLDRAALTASARSALDAFLAGHGLVGRGADGAAVGVGAGLLDVTAVEGNGDANGVVRVVNWGGPVTAGAPDHSFVYAPVWFTDLGPGVRVEQAYAAGSPLVSGHWRALADGSGGPSAAAGRPSVVSGPHAVLFGTEPLFRDHPKGEFPQVAQALITMAQASSSGLVEESG from the coding sequence GTGCGCAACACGACCACCACCCCTGCCAGACCTGTTCTGATCACCGCCGTCGCCCTCACCGCGACGGGCTCACTCCTGCTCACCCCCCACACCGCCGGCGCCGACCCCAAGCCCGTCACCCGGGCGGACACCCGGGAGGGCTCGGCCCTCGACACCGGTGCCGCCAAGTCCCCCGAGAGCGCGGCGCGTCGGGCGCTGATCGCCCCGGCGGCAGCGCGGACCGACACCCGCGGCTATCCCCGGCGCCAGAGCCTCGCCCCCGACCCCGAGAACCCCGCCGACAAGTCCCTCAAGCTCGGCCTCACCCCGTACCACGCGATCGCCCCGAAGCTCAACGCGCTCCAGGCGCTCGGCGACCGGGTGAGCGTGGAGGTCGCCGGGACGTCGGCGGGCGGGCGCCGGCTCTTTCTGGTCACCGTCACCGCTCCGGAGACGGCCCGTCAGGCCCGCGCCCAGGAACGGATGCGCGAGCTCATCGAGAACGCGCCCGCCGCGGCCGCCAAGGACCGGACGATCAAGGCGGACTACAAGACGCCCGTCTTCGTCAACAACAACATCCACGGCAACGAGTGGGAGGGCACGGACGCGTCCCTGAAGCTCATCGAGCAGCTCGCCACCGCCGGCGACGCCAGGACCCGCGACCTGCTCGCCCACAGTCGCCTGTACTTCAACGTCACCGCCAACCCGGACGGCCGGATCGCCGGCACCCGCGCGAACGCCGACGGTTTCGACCTGAACCGGGACTTCGTCACCGCCTCTCAGCCCGAGACGCGGGCGATGCGGCAGATCGAGATCGACAAGCAGCCTGCCGTGATGCTGGACCTGCACGGCTACGTCAACGGCACCCTCATCGAGCCCACCACTCCCCCGCACGGCGAGAACTACGAGTACGACCTCTTCCTGAAGAACACCTACGCCAACGCCCTCGGCATGGAGGCGGCCGTCAACGGCCTGGGCTACACGCCCGCGAAGGACGGCGTGCAGCCCGCCCAGATCCCCTTCCGGGACCAGGACGAGGGCTGGGACGACTGGCCGCCGATCTTCACCCCGCAGTACGCGGCCTTCCACGGCACGGTCGCCGCGCACACCGTGGAGATCCCGCTGACGGTCAACAACGCGGCCTACACCACCCTCCCGGTCGAGGAGCTGCGCCGTCGCTCCGCGATCAACACGGCCGTCGCCGGGGCCGCCCTGCGCGCCACGCTCGACTTCGTCGGCGCCCACCGCGCCTCCCTGGTCGCCGACCAGATCGAGGTGTTCCGGCGCGGCTCGGTCGGCGCGGCCCAGGTGCCGGTGTCGGCGCAGAGCGTCCCGGGGGTGCCGGGCATCGGCCCGGAGGACGTCTACACGACCGCCTTCCCACGCGCCTACGTCCTCCCGGCGGGTACGACGTCCACCGCCCGCCTCGTCGACCACCTCCTCGCCAACGACGTCCGCGTCACCCGCGCCGCCCGCGCCTTCCGGCTCGGCGGACGGTCGTACCCCCGGGGCACGTACGTCGTCGACATGCGTCAGCCCAAGCGGGGTCTGGCGAACGTGCTGCTGGCCGACGGGCGGGACATCAGCGACAAGGTGTCGGTGATGTACGACATCTCGGGCTGGAGTCTGGGACGGCTGTGGGGAGCCGAGGTCGTGGCCGTGCCGGGCGGCGGTCTGTCGGGGCTGTCGCTGCGCCCGGTCTCCGCGGCCGCGCCGGTGGCCTCGGTCGCCCCGCGCGGCGACCTGCGCCTGCGCCTCGACGACCCGAACGCGGTGGCCGCCCTCAACTCGCTGCTGAAGCAGGGGGTTTCGGTACGGCGGTCAGCGGAGGGCGACGGGAGTGTCGTCGTGCCCGCGTCGGCGCGGGCCAAGGCCGTCGCGGTCGCGCGGACGTACGACGTCTCCTTCACGGCGGCCTCGGCAACACACCTCACCGGCACCGGTGTCGCTCCCCTGCGCCCGGTCCGGGTCGCCGCCGCGGTGACGGCCGGTGAACTGTTCGCGCTGCGGGAGATGGGCTTCGACGTCGCCCCGGTCTCCACGGCCGTCCTCAACGCGGGCTTCGACTGGTCGACGGCGGACGTGCTGTTCGTGTCGGCCGGGCTCGACCGGGCCGCCCTGACCGCTTCCGCCCGCAGTGCCCTCGACGCCTTCCTCGCCGGTCACGGCCTGGTCGGGCGGGGCGCCGACGGGGCCGCGGTCGGGGTCGGCGCGGGGCTGCTGGACGTGACGGCCGTAGAGGGCAACGGAGACGCCAACGGCGTGGTGCGGGTGGTGAATTGGGGCGGACCGGTGACAGCCGGGGCCCCGGACCACTCCTTCGTCTACGCGCCGGTCTGGTTCACCGATCTCGGCCCCGGGGTGCGCGTCGAGCAGGCGTACGCCGCCGGGAGTCCGCTCGTCTCCGGCCACTGGCGGGCGCTGGCCGACGGCTCGGGCGGGCCGTCCGCCGCGGCCGGTCGGCCCTCGGTCGTGAGCGGGCCGCACGCTGTCCTGTTCGGCACGGAACCCCTCTTCCGGGACCATCCGAAGGGGGAGTTCCCCCAGGTCGCACAGGCGTTGATCACCATGGCACAGGCAAGCAGCAGTGGGCTGGTTGAGGAGAGCGGATGA
- a CDS encoding pyroglutamyl peptidase — translation MRVRVRVRVGALGLALLAGLTAPSTAGAAEAEAAPAPTVEEQRLEQAVPREILERSGFDSVAPELARALACAHSYAQARRLVVREGAALWRRAVDRAQGRGPAGGDLSRDDDRPLYWARLGMTREVRTWEPEFGLTDGRRAALLDALERTSRGQTDIGYPQAAKGLKRVLVTGFDPFTLDRDIRISNPSGASALALDGTVIETADGPARVETAVFPVRWQDFTDQTVERTLRAYLPKVDLFTTVSQGRVGRFDVERTNGAWRGGFPDNDNIGRTETVPVTDPASQPQWTTTTLPYAAIVAADTGRFPVYDNTSVTEIPAGAADSVVRPDGPTSGSTARAGGGGNYLSNEIAYRATLLRDRFGLHDSLPGGHVHTPVLQFGTGNTDPATGTVTDPEFVRNRLDIIGQVRAILSVAAGA, via the coding sequence ATACGAGTTCGCGTACGAGTTCGCGTCGGTGCCCTCGGGCTGGCCCTGTTGGCCGGCCTCACCGCCCCCTCGACCGCCGGCGCGGCCGAGGCCGAGGCGGCGCCCGCCCCCACCGTCGAGGAACAGCGGCTGGAGCAGGCCGTACCGCGGGAGATCCTCGAACGTTCCGGATTCGACTCCGTGGCACCGGAGTTGGCACGCGCGCTCGCCTGCGCGCACTCCTACGCGCAGGCCCGCCGACTCGTCGTCCGGGAGGGTGCGGCCCTGTGGCGGCGGGCGGTGGACCGGGCGCAGGGGCGGGGGCCGGCCGGCGGCGATCTGAGCCGGGACGACGACCGGCCGCTGTACTGGGCGCGCCTCGGCATGACCCGCGAAGTCCGCACCTGGGAACCGGAGTTCGGGCTCACCGACGGCCGGAGGGCCGCGCTGCTCGACGCCCTGGAGCGCACCTCGCGCGGCCAGACCGACATCGGCTACCCGCAGGCCGCCAAGGGGCTCAAGCGCGTCCTGGTGACCGGTTTCGACCCGTTCACCCTGGACCGGGACATCCGCATCTCCAACCCCTCCGGCGCGAGCGCGCTCGCTCTCGACGGCACGGTGATCGAGACGGCGGACGGTCCGGCGCGGGTGGAGACGGCCGTGTTCCCGGTGCGCTGGCAGGACTTCACGGACCAGACGGTGGAGCGCACGCTGCGGGCGTATCTGCCGAAGGTGGACCTGTTCACGACCGTCAGTCAGGGCCGGGTCGGCCGCTTCGACGTGGAGCGCACCAACGGGGCCTGGCGGGGCGGTTTCCCCGACAACGACAACATCGGCCGGACGGAGACCGTCCCGGTGACCGACCCCGCCTCGCAGCCGCAGTGGACGACCACGACCCTGCCGTACGCCGCGATCGTGGCCGCGGACACCGGACGGTTCCCGGTGTACGACAACACGAGCGTGACCGAGATCCCGGCGGGCGCCGCGGACTCCGTCGTACGGCCGGACGGGCCCACCTCCGGGTCTACGGCGCGGGCCGGGGGCGGCGGGAACTACCTGTCCAACGAGATCGCCTACCGCGCGACCCTGCTGCGCGACCGGTTCGGCCTGCACGACAGTCTGCCGGGCGGGCATGTGCACACGCCGGTGCTGCAGTTCGGGACCGGCAACACCGACCCGGCGACGGGGACGGTGACGGACCCCGAGTTCGTCCGCAACCGGCTGGACATCATCGGGCAGGTGCGGGCGATCCTGAGCGTGGCGGCCGGCGCGTAG
- a CDS encoding EI24 domain-containing protein: MRDLGVGFTYLLKGQRWVARHGKQYGFGLLPGLITLVLYAAALISLAVWGTDFVGWATPFADDWSSPWLGLFRGLLTVVLFALGLLLSVLTFTAVTLLVGQPFYESLSEKVDRDVSPDGAAPESGLPLWRELWVSARDSLRILARALVWAVLLFALGFVPVLGQTAIPVIGFVVTGFFLTEELTAVALQRRDVDLRARLALLRSRKTLVWGFGTPLGLAFLVPFVAVFLMPGAVAGATLMARDLLGEETREAGEDGEDGDPVDAPEGETATS, translated from the coding sequence ATGCGCGATCTTGGGGTGGGGTTCACGTATCTCCTGAAGGGCCAGCGATGGGTGGCCCGGCACGGCAAGCAGTACGGATTCGGGCTCCTGCCCGGCCTGATCACGCTCGTCCTCTACGCGGCGGCGCTGATCTCGCTCGCGGTGTGGGGCACGGACTTCGTCGGCTGGGCGACCCCCTTCGCCGACGACTGGTCCAGCCCCTGGCTCGGCCTCTTCCGCGGCCTCCTCACCGTCGTGCTGTTCGCCCTCGGCCTCCTCCTCTCCGTCCTGACCTTCACCGCGGTCACCCTCCTGGTCGGCCAGCCGTTCTACGAGAGCCTCTCCGAGAAGGTCGACCGGGACGTCTCGCCCGACGGCGCCGCCCCCGAGTCGGGCCTCCCGCTCTGGCGCGAACTGTGGGTCTCCGCCCGCGACAGCCTCCGCATCCTGGCCAGGGCGCTGGTCTGGGCCGTGCTGCTGTTCGCCCTCGGGTTCGTGCCGGTGCTCGGGCAGACGGCGATCCCGGTGATCGGCTTCGTCGTCACCGGCTTCTTCCTCACCGAGGAGCTCACCGCCGTCGCCCTCCAGCGCCGGGACGTCGACCTGCGCGCCCGCCTCGCCCTGCTCCGCTCCCGCAAGACCCTGGTCTGGGGCTTCGGCACCCCCCTGGGCCTGGCCTTCCTGGTGCCCTTCGTCGCGGTGTTCCTGATGCCGGGCGCGGTCGCGGGCGCGACCCTGATGGCCCGTGACCTGCTGGGCGAGGAGACCCGGGAGGCCGGCGAGGACGGGGAGGACGGCGACCCCGTCGACGCGCCGGAAGGCGAGACCGCGACCTCCTGA
- a CDS encoding beta-glucosidase, with the protein MVVETGVETGVEAVVEAALRKLDLDAKTRLLAGQDMWSLPALPEIGLKSLVMSDGPIGVRGVRWTGGDPSIALPSPTALAAAWDPGLAHRAGTLLAQEARRKGVHVLLAPTVNLHRSPLGGRHFEAYSEDPYLTGRIGTGYVTGVQEGGVGTTVKHFVANDAETERFTVNNVVGARALRELYLAPFEAIVENARPWGVMTAYNTVNGTSMTEHRDLVNEVLRGEWGFDGYNVSDWMAARDTVAAMEGGLDVAMPGPRTVYGEALAQAVRDGRAEESTVDQAVRNVLRLAARVGILEGAQPAVTDLPETVDGAELAREIARRSFVLARNEDRALPLRPEATVALIGAAARDARVLGGGSAVVFPARIVSPLDGLTAALPEGSLSYAVGADPNTELAVADKGFELRALCRDETGALIGTGAAPTGEINWMGSDLPEGVTHDTLRTVELAGTFTPRDSGPHVFGIKGAGAFALTVDGTTYFDDVQRPADDGDPFEAFFGVPQPRAEVELVEGRPVEVSLAFVVALPEGVPFKAVVFALTHQEPRRDPDELIAEAVTAARAADTAVVVVATTERVESEGFDRKNLRLPGRQDDLVHAVAAANPNTVVVVNAGSPVEMPWRDEVAAVLLSWFPGQEGGAALADVLTGAHEPGGRLPTTWGSLADAPVTQVVPVDGELPYTEGVFIGYRAWERAGRTPTYPFGHGLGYTDWAYESVEVAGTTAGTTVKVRVRNTGERAGREVVQIYLAPVGRDGDRPARWLAGFAGVEAGPGESAEVVVEIPRRAFEVWDEAADRWFFVKGSYEIQVGRSIADRRITATINV; encoded by the coding sequence GTGGTCGTCGAGACGGGCGTCGAGACGGGCGTCGAGGCGGTCGTGGAGGCGGCGCTCCGCAAGCTCGACCTGGACGCCAAGACCCGGCTCCTGGCCGGCCAGGACATGTGGTCCCTGCCCGCCCTGCCGGAGATCGGCCTGAAGTCCCTCGTCATGTCCGACGGCCCGATCGGCGTCCGCGGCGTGCGCTGGACCGGCGGCGACCCGTCCATCGCGCTGCCCTCCCCGACCGCCCTCGCCGCCGCCTGGGACCCCGGCCTCGCCCACCGCGCCGGCACGCTCCTCGCCCAGGAGGCCCGCCGCAAGGGCGTCCACGTCCTCCTCGCCCCGACGGTCAACCTCCACCGCTCCCCGCTCGGGGGCCGCCACTTCGAGGCCTACAGCGAGGACCCCTACCTGACCGGCCGTATCGGCACCGGTTATGTGACGGGCGTCCAGGAGGGCGGCGTCGGCACCACCGTCAAGCACTTCGTCGCCAACGACGCCGAGACCGAGCGCTTCACCGTGAACAACGTGGTCGGCGCCCGCGCCCTGCGCGAGCTGTACCTGGCCCCCTTCGAGGCGATCGTCGAGAACGCCCGCCCCTGGGGCGTCATGACCGCCTACAACACGGTCAACGGCACGTCGATGACCGAGCACCGCGACCTCGTCAACGAGGTCCTGCGCGGAGAATGGGGCTTCGACGGCTACAACGTCTCCGACTGGATGGCCGCCCGCGACACCGTCGCCGCCATGGAGGGCGGCCTCGACGTCGCCATGCCCGGCCCCCGCACCGTCTACGGCGAGGCCCTCGCCCAGGCCGTGCGGGACGGCAGGGCCGAGGAGTCCACGGTCGACCAGGCCGTCCGCAACGTACTGCGGCTCGCCGCCCGCGTCGGCATCCTCGAGGGTGCGCAGCCGGCCGTCACCGACCTCCCCGAGACCGTCGACGGCGCCGAACTCGCCCGCGAGATCGCCCGCCGCTCCTTCGTCCTCGCCCGCAACGAGGACCGGGCCCTGCCCCTGCGCCCCGAGGCCACGGTCGCGCTGATCGGCGCCGCCGCCCGCGACGCCCGCGTCCTGGGCGGCGGCTCCGCCGTCGTCTTCCCGGCCCGGATCGTCTCCCCGCTCGACGGCCTCACCGCCGCCCTCCCCGAGGGCAGCCTCAGCTACGCCGTCGGCGCCGACCCGAACACCGAACTCGCCGTCGCCGACAAGGGGTTCGAGCTGCGCGCCCTCTGCCGTGACGAGACGGGCGCCCTCATCGGGACCGGGGCCGCTCCCACCGGCGAGATCAACTGGATGGGCTCGGACCTCCCCGAGGGCGTCACCCACGACACGCTCCGCACCGTGGAGCTGGCCGGGACCTTCACCCCGCGCGACAGCGGCCCGCACGTCTTCGGCATCAAGGGCGCCGGCGCCTTCGCCCTCACCGTGGACGGCACCACGTACTTCGACGACGTCCAGCGCCCCGCCGACGACGGCGACCCCTTCGAGGCCTTCTTCGGGGTCCCGCAGCCCCGGGCCGAGGTCGAACTCGTCGAGGGCCGGCCGGTCGAGGTCTCCCTCGCCTTCGTCGTCGCCCTCCCCGAGGGCGTCCCCTTCAAGGCCGTCGTCTTCGCCCTCACCCACCAGGAACCGCGGCGCGACCCCGACGAACTGATCGCGGAGGCCGTGACGGCGGCCCGGGCCGCCGACACCGCCGTCGTCGTGGTCGCCACCACCGAGCGCGTCGAGTCCGAGGGCTTCGACCGCAAGAACCTGCGCCTGCCCGGCCGCCAGGACGACCTCGTCCACGCCGTCGCCGCCGCCAACCCGAACACCGTCGTGGTCGTCAACGCCGGCTCCCCGGTCGAGATGCCCTGGCGGGACGAGGTCGCCGCGGTCCTGCTCAGCTGGTTCCCCGGCCAGGAGGGCGGCGCCGCTCTCGCCGACGTCCTCACCGGCGCGCACGAGCCCGGCGGCCGCCTGCCCACCACCTGGGGCTCCCTCGCCGACGCCCCGGTCACCCAGGTCGTCCCTGTCGACGGCGAACTCCCTTACACCGAGGGCGTCTTCATCGGCTACCGCGCCTGGGAGCGGGCGGGCCGCACCCCGACGTACCCCTTCGGCCACGGCCTCGGCTACACCGACTGGGCCTACGAGTCCGTCGAGGTGGCGGGTACGACGGCGGGTACGACGGTGAAGGTGCGCGTCCGCAACACCGGCGAGCGGGCCGGACGCGAGGTCGTGCAGATCTACCTCGCGCCGGTCGGACGGGACGGCGACCGCCCCGCCCGCTGGCTGGCCGGCTTCGCCGGCGTCGAGGCCGGGCCGGGGGAGAGCGCCGAAGTCGTCGTCGAGATCCCGCGCCGTGCCTTCGAGGTGTGGGACGAGGCCGCGGACCGGTGGTTCTTTGTGAAGGGTTCGTACGAAATCCAGGTGGGTAGGTCGATCGCAGACCGCAGGATCACCGCGACGATTAACGTCTGA
- a CDS encoding SGNH/GDSL hydrolase family protein, which produces MRMRNRRTRAALAVTTAAVLGLTGCDSLGGDATGSSSTGARAAKPSPSPTPLWDSSPSSVAAVGDSITRGFDACTVLQDCPEVSWATGSNSQVNSLAVRLLGSAKAAAHSWNFAATGARMADLADQMTRAAAEKPQLVTVMAGANDACRASAEEMTPVADFRTEFEAALSTLRRALPKSQVYVASVPNLKRLWSQGRTNVLGKQVWKLGICPSMLGDADALDSAATLRRETVQKRVEDYNTVLEEVCAKDVRCRFDDGAVYDYRFGTDQLSHWDWFHPSTDGQARLAEIAYRKVVAKGA; this is translated from the coding sequence CACGCGGGCGGCGCTCGCCGTCACGACGGCGGCCGTGCTGGGCCTGACCGGCTGCGACTCGCTGGGCGGCGACGCGACGGGGTCGTCGTCCACCGGGGCGAGAGCGGCGAAGCCGTCGCCCTCGCCGACCCCGCTGTGGGACTCCAGCCCGTCCTCGGTCGCGGCCGTCGGCGACTCCATCACCCGCGGCTTCGACGCCTGTACGGTCCTGCAGGACTGCCCGGAGGTGTCCTGGGCGACCGGCAGCAACAGCCAGGTGAACAGTCTGGCCGTGCGGCTGCTGGGCTCGGCGAAGGCGGCCGCGCACAGTTGGAACTTCGCGGCGACCGGGGCGCGGATGGCGGATCTGGCGGACCAGATGACCCGGGCCGCGGCGGAGAAACCGCAGCTGGTGACGGTGATGGCGGGGGCGAACGACGCGTGCCGGGCGTCGGCGGAGGAGATGACGCCGGTGGCCGACTTCCGTACGGAGTTCGAGGCCGCGCTGAGCACCCTGCGCCGGGCGCTGCCGAAGTCGCAGGTGTACGTGGCGAGCGTGCCGAACCTGAAGCGGCTGTGGTCGCAGGGGCGGACCAACGTGCTGGGCAAGCAGGTGTGGAAGCTGGGCATCTGCCCGTCGATGCTGGGCGACGCGGACGCGCTGGACTCGGCGGCGACCCTGCGGCGCGAGACGGTGCAGAAGCGGGTGGAGGACTACAACACGGTGCTGGAGGAGGTCTGTGCCAAGGACGTGCGGTGCCGGTTCGACGACGGCGCGGTGTACGACTACCGGTTCGGGACCGATCAGTTGAGCCACTGGGACTGGTTCCATCCGAGTACGGACGGACAGGCGCGGCTCGCGGAGATCGCGTACCGCAAGGTCGTGGCGAAGGGCGCGTGA
- a CDS encoding LysR family transcriptional regulator, giving the protein MPHGSFTGAARSLGWTQSAVSRQVSSLEGALGGGPLFDRLPRGVRPTEAGRVLAPYAESVVEALGGARRELAALREGLGGRLRFGAFPTADAALVPRALAGFRDRHPGVRVTWEQGLTPGLLDRLADGHLDVAVVSTTSRAPLEPYALHHLLDESLYVAVPAAHPLAGHAGPVRLGRFADADWISGGPHPEGTLLDAALREGFRPRVAHVVAEWTAKQGYVAAGLGVALVPALAAACVRQDVVLLPVREAGAAARAVYAATARGRSRTAAVEGFVAALREAAADVPGTVA; this is encoded by the coding sequence ATGCCGCACGGCTCGTTCACGGGCGCCGCACGCTCGCTGGGCTGGACCCAGTCCGCCGTGTCCCGGCAAGTCTCCTCGCTGGAGGGGGCGTTGGGCGGCGGGCCGCTGTTCGACCGGCTGCCGCGAGGGGTGCGGCCGACCGAGGCCGGGCGGGTGTTGGCGCCCTACGCCGAGTCCGTCGTCGAGGCGTTGGGCGGAGCGCGGCGCGAACTGGCCGCACTGCGGGAGGGGTTGGGCGGGCGGCTGCGGTTCGGGGCGTTCCCCACGGCGGACGCGGCGCTGGTGCCGCGCGCCCTGGCCGGGTTCCGGGACCGGCACCCCGGCGTCCGGGTCACCTGGGAGCAGGGGCTGACCCCCGGCCTGCTGGACCGGCTCGCGGACGGCCACCTGGACGTGGCGGTGGTCTCGACGACGAGCCGCGCCCCGCTGGAGCCGTACGCCCTGCACCACCTCCTCGACGAGTCGCTGTACGTCGCCGTCCCGGCCGCCCATCCCCTGGCCGGGCACGCCGGGCCGGTACGACTGGGGCGATTCGCCGACGCCGACTGGATCTCCGGCGGCCCGCACCCCGAGGGCACCCTGCTCGACGCGGCGCTGCGCGAGGGCTTCCGGCCGCGGGTGGCGCATGTCGTCGCCGAGTGGACCGCCAAGCAGGGGTACGTGGCGGCCGGGCTGGGCGTCGCGCTGGTCCCGGCGCTCGCCGCCGCCTGCGTACGGCAGGACGTGGTGCTGCTGCCCGTGCGGGAGGCGGGCGCTGCGGCGCGGGCGGTGTACGCGGCGACGGCTCGGGGGCGGTCGCGCACGGCGGCGGTGGAGGGGTTCGTGGCCGCGCTGCGGGAGGCGGCGGCCGACGTGCCCGGCACGGTGGCGTAG
- a CDS encoding aldose epimerase family protein: MSEHFGTLSDGTPVHRWTLERAGTRVRVLSYGGIVQSVEVPDRDGFAANVVLGFADLAGYLAHPEPYLGALVGRYANRIAHARFPLDGLTYALAPNNDPNSLHGGERGFDKRVWEVEPVAHGLRLSRVSPHGEEGFPGRLEVTATYTLDASGALRFVYEAVTDAPTVVNLTNHSYFNLGGPGAGSAGGHELRLAASRYTPVDADLIPTGDLAEVADTRFDFRTARKVGSDYDHNFVLDKGVTDAPAEVAELHDPASGRVLTVATTEPGLQLYTADHLGEPFSPGEGVALETQHFPDSPNRPEFPSTELRPGGVYRSETVYGFGVRR; this comes from the coding sequence ATGAGCGAACACTTCGGAACACTTTCCGACGGCACCCCGGTGCACCGCTGGACCCTGGAGCGGGCGGGCACCCGGGTGCGGGTCCTGTCGTACGGCGGGATCGTGCAGTCCGTCGAGGTCCCGGACCGGGACGGGTTCGCCGCGAACGTGGTGTTGGGGTTCGCGGACCTGGCCGGCTATCTCGCGCATCCGGAGCCCTATCTCGGCGCTCTCGTCGGGCGGTACGCCAACCGCATCGCGCACGCCCGCTTCCCGCTGGACGGGCTGACGTACGCGCTGGCGCCGAACAACGACCCGAACTCCCTGCACGGCGGCGAGCGCGGCTTCGACAAGCGGGTGTGGGAGGTCGAGCCGGTGGCGCACGGGCTGCGGCTGAGCCGGGTCAGCCCGCACGGAGAGGAGGGCTTCCCGGGCCGTCTGGAGGTCACGGCGACGTACACGCTCGACGCGTCGGGCGCCCTGCGGTTCGTGTACGAGGCGGTCACGGACGCGCCGACGGTGGTGAACCTGACCAACCACAGCTACTTCAACCTCGGCGGCCCCGGCGCCGGCAGTGCGGGCGGCCATGAGCTGCGGCTGGCCGCCTCCCGGTACACGCCGGTCGACGCGGACCTGATCCCGACCGGCGACCTCGCGGAGGTGGCGGACACCCGCTTCGACTTCCGTACGGCGCGCAAGGTCGGCTCGGACTACGACCACAACTTCGTGCTCGACAAGGGCGTCACGGACGCGCCGGCCGAGGTGGCCGAGTTGCACGACCCGGCGTCCGGGCGGGTGCTGACGGTGGCGACGACCGAGCCGGGGCTCCAGCTGTACACGGCCGACCACCTGGGCGAGCCCTTCTCGCCCGGGGAGGGCGTGGCGCTGGAGACCCAGCACTTCCCCGACTCCCCGAACCGCCCGGAGTTCCCGAGCACCGAGCTGCGGCCGGGCGGGGTGTACCGGTCGGAGACGGTGTACGGCTTCGGGGTGCGCCGGTGA